One Pyrus communis chromosome 13, drPyrComm1.1, whole genome shotgun sequence genomic window carries:
- the LOC137713286 gene encoding probable LRR receptor-like serine/threonine-protein kinase At1g63430, with amino-acid sequence MRSFASFRFLCCLISGVLLVGGESFASKEVLALTTFKEAIYEDPHLVLSTWNALDADPCAWSGITCSVARDHVFKINISSSSVRGFLVPDLGQLTFLQELNLHGNKLLGTIPKELGLLKYLTILDLGVNELTGPIPPELGNLTSIVKINLQSNGLSGRLPPELGNLGHLEELRLDRNKLQGTIPSNGYTRFPSNVPGMYASQSNLTGLCRSSQLKVADFSYNFFVGSIPKCLEYLPRTSFQGNCLQKQDPRQRPVEHCAGAAPLKGHPGSNPKHTPDKVVAKHREASKPAWLLALEIVTGTMVCSLFLVAVFTAVHKCNSKSSIIIPWKKSASEKDHITVYIDSEMLKDIARFSRQELEVACEDFSNIIGSSPDSLVYKGNIKGGPEIAVISLCIKEEHWTGYLELYFQREVTDLARLNHENAAKLLGYCSENAPFTRMLVFEYASNGTLYEHLHFGEGCQLSWTRRMKIIIGIAQGLKYFHSELEPPFTISELNSSAVYLTEDFLPKLVDFESWKTILARSEKNSGTICGEGAICVLPNSMEARHLDVKGNVYAFGILLLEVISGRPPYCKDKGCLIDWAKDYLELPDVMSYVVDPELKHFSYDDLKVICDVVNLCIHPDPTERPSMQELCTILESKINTSVSAELKASNLAWAELALSS; translated from the exons atgagaagttTTGCCTCCTTCCGGTTTCTGTGCTGCTTGATTTCTGGGGTTCTTCTTGTGGGTGGTGAATCTTTTGCTTCAAAAGAAG TTTTGGCCCTCACAACCTTTAAGGAAGCAATATATGAAGACCCGCATTTGGTTTTGTCCACTTGGAATGCCTTGGATGCCGATCCTTGTGCCTGGTCCGGCATCACATGTTCTGTGGCTCGGGACCATGTATTCAAGAT TAATATTTCCAGTTCATCAGTAAGGGGATTTCTTGTACCAGACTTGGGTCAACTCACCTTCTTGCAAGAACT AAATTTGCATGGGAACAAGCTACTTGGAACAATACCTAAAGAGCTAGGCTTGTTAAAATACCTCACAATCTTGGACTTGGGAGTGAATGAACTCACCGGTCCAATTCCTCCAGAGCTTGGGAATTTAACCAGTATTGTGAAAAT AAATCTTCAGTCAAATGGGTTGTCTGGTCGGCTACCTCCTGAACTTGGCAATTTGGGGCACCTCGAGGAACTTCGTTTGGATAGGAATAAGCTTCAAGGAACCATTCCTTCCAATGGCTATACAAGATTCCCATCTAACGTACCTGGAAT GTATGCCTCACAATCAAACCTAACAGGCCTTTGTCGATCATCTCAGTTAAAAGTTGCAGATTTCTCGTACAACTTCTTTGTTGGTAGCATACCTAAGTGCTTGGAGTATCTTCCCAG GACAAGTTTTCAAGGGAATTGTCTCCAAAAACAGGATCCCAGGCAGCGTCCTGTAGAACATTGTG CTGGTGCAGCCCCTTTGAAAGGCCATCCCGGAAGTAACCCAAAGCATACACCTGATAAAGTGGTCGCCAAACATCGGGAGGCTTCAAAACCTGCCTGGCTTTTGGCTCTGGAAATAGTCACCGGAACCATGGTGTGTTCGCTctttctagttgctgttttcaCTGCTGTTCACAAATGCAATAGCAAATCATCTATCATAATTCCTTGGAAGAAATCAGCAAGTGAAAAAGACCATATCACAGTCTACATAG ATTCCGAGATGTTAAAAGATATTGCCAGATTCAGTAGACAAGAGCTAGAGGTTGCTTGTGAAGACTTTAGCAACATTATCGGTTCCTCACCTGACAGTTTGGTCTACAAAGGCAACATAAAAGGTGGTCCAGAGATTGCTGTGATATCCCTTTGCATTAAGGAAGAGCATTGGACGGGCTATCTTGAACTCTATTTTCAGAGAGAGGTGACAGATTTGGCAAGATTAAATCACGAAAATGCAGCAAAATTACTGGGTTATTGTAGTGAGAATGCCCCCTTTACAAGGATGCTGGTTTTTGAATATGCTTCAAATGGGACACTGTATGAACACCTACATT TTGGAGAAGGATGCCAGCTAAGTTGGACAAGGCGTATGAAAATTATTATAGGCATTGCTCAGGGACTCAAGTATTTTCACTCGGAACTTGAGCCGCCATTTACCATATCAGAGTTAAATTCTAGTGCTGTATATCTTACAGAAGATTTTTTACCCAAG CTCGTTGATTTTGAAAGTTGGAAGACAATTCTTGCGAGATCGGAAAAGAACTCAGGCACTATTTGCGGCGAAGGTGCTATTTGTGTCCTTCCGAATTCTATGGAAGCACGCCACCTAGATGTTAAAGGCAATGTTTATGCTTTCGGCATACTTTTACTCGAAGTAATCAGCGGGAGGCCTCCATACTGCAAGGATAAGGGGTGCTTGATAGACTGG GCGAAAGACTATCTTGAGCTGCCAGATGTGATGTCGTACGTTGTGGATCCCGAACTGAAACATTTCAGTTATGATGACCTCAAAGTTATATGCGATGTGGTGAATCTTTGCATCCATCCCGACCCAACCGAGCGGCCATCGATGCAGGAACTATGCACCATTTTGGAGAGCAAAATCAACACATCAGTCTCTGCTGAGCTCAAGGCGTCTAATTTGGCGTGGGCG